AAGTTAGATAAAGAAGAAATAGGATGCTGTATTATAAATCAGGAGGAGAAACAATGAAAAAAATTCAAGTAATCAGTGCTTCTAACTGCAATAACTGTGAGCTTCTTTATAATGTAGTAAGTACAATAGTAAAATCCAAAAATATTCCAGCAGAGGTTGAAAAAATTATAGATGTTAGAGAGTTGGCTAAATATAAAACTATGAAAACACCTGTCTTAGTAGTTGATGGCAAAGTAAAACATATTGGAACGCCAATCCCTGCACCACAAACAATCGAAGAATTAATCACAGGTGATTAAGATGTTTGAAATTTACGACAACATAGCCACCTATATTACAAAAGATATTTTTAATCTAAATCCAAGTGATAAATTATACGAAGTAGCACACTTTTTTATTTATGACACTTTAAAAATCTTTACACTTTTAGCACTAATAATCTTTGTAGTATCTTTCATCAGAAGTTATTTTCCACTTGAAAAAACAAGGAAGATTTTATCTAACCATAAAGCTATTGCAATTCCATTAGCTGCTATTCTTGGGATTTTTACGCCTTTTTGTTCTTGTTCTGCTGTTCCTATGTTCATTGGATTTGTAGAAGCAGGGATTCCACTTGGGGCTGCGTTTGCATTTTTAGTATCTTCTCCAATGGTTAATGAGGTTGCACTTGGGTTGTTGTTTGCATCTTTTGGTTTTCAAGTTGCCTTGGCTTATGTTGTGTTTGGTGTGGCAGTTGCTATAATAAGCGGGTTTTTTATTGAAAAATTAAACCCAAGACATCTTGTAGAAGATTATGTTTTTGAACTTTCTTTTGGAGAAGCTGAAGAAAAACCGATGACTTTTAGAGAAAGAATAGAGTTTGCAAAAAATAATGTAAAAGATATTCTAAGAAAAATCTCAATTTACATAATCGTTGCAATAGGAATAGGTAGCTTTATCCATGGATATGTACCAGAAGAAGCATTAAAAAGCATCATGAATTTAGCCGGGTTTTTATCTGTGCCATTGGCTGTAATTATTGGTGTTCCTTTATATTCTAACTCTGCCGGTATTTTGCCAGTTATTCAAGCACTAATAGATAAAGGTGTGCCAATAGGTACTGCGTTAGCCTTTATGATGGCTACCACAGCTTTATCATTTCCAGAATTTGTAATCTTAAAACAGATAATGAAGCCAAAACTTATTGCTATATTTGCAGGCATTGTTTCTGTATCAATCATTATAGCCGGATATTTATTTAATATTGTATTTGGGAGGATTTAAGATGAAAAAGATAGCTTTTATCTGCACAGGAAACTCTGCAAGGTCTCAAATGGCAGAAGGGTATGGAAAATACTTTGCTAAGCTGTATGGAAAAGATGTAGAAATCTACTCAGCAGGTTCTAATCCATCAGGCTATGTTCATCCATTGGCAATAAAGGTAATGGCTGAAGATGGCATTGATATATCACAGCAGTACTCTAAACATATTGATGAAATTCCTATCAATGAAGTTGATTATGTTATTACTCTATGCGGAGATGCTGCGGAAACTTGTCCAGTCGTACCGGGAGCAAAAACTGAACATTGGGGATTGCCAGACCCAGCAAAAGTTGAAGGCTCAGAAGAAGAAAAGCTTGAGTTCTTCAGAAAGGTGAGGGATGAGATAAAGAGAAGAGTTGAAAAGCTCATAAAAGAACTAGAATTTTGAAACATCACCTCTCCCCTTGCTTGCTAAAAAGATGGACGCCATGTTCTCCCAGATGACGCCGGAAGTATTAAAGCAAAGACCTTGTCAGATTGACGCAAACCAGCTCTTTGAAATGATCAAGAAAAAGGAGGACTTTGTAATCCTTGATGTTAGAACTCCGCAGGAGCAAAGCATCACGGGAATTACTTGGAAAAACACACTAAATATTCCCATGCATGAGGTTTTTAAACCAGAAAACCTAAACAAACTACCTAAAGACAAGAAAATAGTGGTAATATGCCACTCCGGAGACAGGGCAGCAGCAGTAGTAACTGGTTTGAGGGCTATTGGCTTTAACAACGCATACCAGTTCAAAGGTGGAATAAAAGAACTTGCGGACAGGGTTGGAAGGAATGTGATAGATATTGTGAAATAAATTCTTTGGGCAGGGCTCTTGCCCTGCCTTTATTCAAGCCTAAAATTAATTGGCAGTTTTACCGCTACGCTAACCGGGGGTTTGGGAAAATCTTTGTAGCTTCTCCTTATTGCGTCCAAAG
This genomic interval from Sulfurihydrogenibium sp. contains the following:
- a CDS encoding thioredoxin family protein — encoded protein: MKKIQVISASNCNNCELLYNVVSTIVKSKNIPAEVEKIIDVRELAKYKTMKTPVLVVDGKVKHIGTPIPAPQTIEELITGD
- a CDS encoding rhodanese-like domain-containing protein; the encoded protein is MFSQMTPEVLKQRPCQIDANQLFEMIKKKEDFVILDVRTPQEQSITGITWKNTLNIPMHEVFKPENLNKLPKDKKIVVICHSGDRAAAVVTGLRAIGFNNAYQFKGGIKELADRVGRNVIDIVK
- a CDS encoding permease — encoded protein: MFEIYDNIATYITKDIFNLNPSDKLYEVAHFFIYDTLKIFTLLALIIFVVSFIRSYFPLEKTRKILSNHKAIAIPLAAILGIFTPFCSCSAVPMFIGFVEAGIPLGAAFAFLVSSPMVNEVALGLLFASFGFQVALAYVVFGVAVAIISGFFIEKLNPRHLVEDYVFELSFGEAEEKPMTFRERIEFAKNNVKDILRKISIYIIVAIGIGSFIHGYVPEEALKSIMNLAGFLSVPLAVIIGVPLYSNSAGILPVIQALIDKGVPIGTALAFMMATTALSFPEFVILKQIMKPKLIAIFAGIVSVSIIIAGYLFNIVFGRI
- a CDS encoding arsenate reductase ArsC, with product MKKIAFICTGNSARSQMAEGYGKYFAKLYGKDVEIYSAGSNPSGYVHPLAIKVMAEDGIDISQQYSKHIDEIPINEVDYVITLCGDAAETCPVVPGAKTEHWGLPDPAKVEGSEEEKLEFFRKVRDEIKRRVEKLIKELEF